The genome window AACTTGGCCATGAAGGTGAGGAGGCCGGCCACCATGGCCGCCAGGTTGACCTGGGCCAGGACCACCAGCAGGTAGACGGGAGTCAGCAGCGTGCGCACAGCGATCCTGGGGAAACCTACAGTACAGAGCAAGATGACCCCACCCTCGTTTCAGGTCAAGGTTCGATTCCCTTTGCCCCCTCAGCAGCAGACAGGAAGTTGAAGAGGAAAGGGACTCTTACTTTTAAGGAAGTGAAGCAGACTGACTTCCTGGAGAGGGTCTCTCTGCGTCTTGGCGTCTGCTTCTGACTCGTCCTGCGCGAACATCAGCAGGTCACATGACAACCTGGCCTGGACTAGAATCTGAGACCAATAGTCTGACCTCGAGGGGCATGTGTCGCGGGAAGAAGAAGTAGGGCAGCGCCGTGACGAAGAGGAGGAACGAGGCCAACAGGAAGCCGAGCCACCAGGCGCCCACCCAGCGCAGGTCACTGCGGTCCAACTGGATCTGGTCTGAAGACGTGTCAACAAAGACCTGATGCTACATGGTCAAACTATACATCTATATCTACATGTATACACAAGACATGGTTCACTAGGATTAGAACTAAAAGTCAGATTAGAACCAAGACTAGGACCAGACCTAGACTAAGGGTAGAAATAGACCCAAGACTAGGACCAGATCTAGAACTAGGAGTAAAACTAAAACTAAGGGTAGGGCTATACCTAGATATAAAGGTAAGACTAAAACCAAAACTAAAACCAGACCTATGGATGGTtgtaaggtcggaatcgggtttaattcaattttgagaatttaggacaTTGTTGAACTATGCATGTCCACTCATTTGAatgagaatttcctggaaatttggcaaTTTCGAGAAAAACCAAGAGTCTAtagaaatattgatactagcacacttGTCCAAGAACGAAGATTAGGACTAGAACCGGGACTAGAACTATACCTAGTAATTAGGGTAATAACCCTGAAACTAAGAATAAAACTAGGACAAAGTCTAGGACCAGAGCTTAAAATAAGGGTAAGACTAGAACCAAAACAAGGCTAAGACCAGACCTGTAACTAAGTTCAGACCTAGGTCCAAGGCTAAAACCAGACCTCGGACAAATAATTAAAACTAGAACCAAGACTACGCCCAGACCTTAAAACCAAGATTACAACTTCAACCAAAGCTAGGACCAGACCTAAAACTAAGGGTAAAACTAGAACCAAGACTAGGACCAGACATGGTatgatagataaataaatatatagatcAATAGATTAATTAATAGGTGTCGAGAAACATAGGTATTTGGGTATATGTAGACATTGATATACAGTAGTCGTCACTgactactgtatatactgtatatatatatatatatatatatatatataaataaatatatatatatatatatatatatattatatatatatatatatatatacacacacacacacgtatatatacatatatatatatatatatacacacacacacacacacacacgtatatatatatatatatatatatatatatatatatatatatatatatatatgtatgtgtatatacacatatatatacacacacattacatatttttatatatatatatatatatatatatatatatatgcatacatatacacacatatatatatatatatatatatatatatatatatatatatatatatatatatatacatacatatacacacaaatatatatatatatacatacatatacacacacacacacatatatatatatacacgtatacatacatacacacacacatatacatatatatatatatatatttatataaatatttatacatacatatatatatatacacatgtatatacacatatatatatatacacacacacacacacacacacacacacacacacacacacacacacacacacacacacacacacacacattatatatttatatatacacacacacatgcatactgtttatacacacacaaacacgcacgcacacacacggcaGTATGTCCATCTGTATGACTATGTAGATATACAGTAGGTCAATATAGATCTTCAGACCTTCAGTCATGGTGTCAAAGTCCACGTAGAAGCGCAAGAGGTAGGCGCCGCTGAGGAAACCGAAGGCGGGGCCAATGGACGTGACCGCCAAGAGGACACCTGGTGAAGAGGACAGGTAAGACTTACATTCATTGTTGTTCCTCCGTCAGCGCCACCTGCTGCTCAGGAGTACCGAGGTAGAGCGGCGAGTTCCTCCGGCTGGCGTGGTCGTCGATGTAGGAGATGCCAAAAGGCTGGATGGGCACGGCGGCGATGCCGAGCAGCAGCTGAGCTAGAAGCATCAGCGGGTACAAGCCCTCCTCGGCGGGGCGCTCCTGCTCGCCGCAGCTCTGACTGGGCGCCGGCGTGGCCAGCGAGCTCCCCGGCCGGCAGAGGCGGGAGTTGTTCCCGGCGGCTGTTGGGAAACGTGGGCGGTGAAAAGGAGGCGCCCTGCAATCGCCATCGCTACTCACCGATGATGTTGTGGCCATATTGGTAGCGCCCGCTCAAGAAGTGCGGCAGCGCCATCAGCAGCGAGGCCAGGCACGCCAACAGAGCGCCGCCGCCGATAAAGCGCGGCCGATGGAGCCGACTCCCCAGGAAGCTGACAAAGACGATGAGGACCGTGTTGCCCACCTGGAGGGAGGACGCGCCTCTCAGAAagtgacaaacaggaagtggcgcCCGCTCACCTCGTTGAAGGCGGCCAGCAGCCCCGACTTCTGGCTGGAGAGTCCGAAGCGGCGCTCGATGGTGGAGATGGAGCTCTTCATGTACCCCGACACCAGCAGCTGGGCCAGCTGCAGAAGACTGTGGCACAGGACGAAGAACTGcacgcaacacacacacacaccgcaggtCAAAGGTCGCCACGCCTGCACCTCGTTTACCTTGGTGCGCCTTGTTTACCTCGGTGCACCTTGTTTACCTTGACGCTGGCGAAGGGGCTCTTGGCTGCCGCCGGCCGCTCGCAGATCACTTTCACCTCGCTCGCCTCCATGGCCGATGAAGAGCGCGCCCAGGCTGAGGGAGCACAGAGGAGGCGTGACGGGGGAGTCCGTGACCTCAGACACGCCCATTTTGGGAAAGAAACTTATCAGTGCTGGAATGTCCTTAAAGTGACAGTAACGTAGTAACTACTTGTATTACACAAACACGCTGGATGTCAACACAGTCAATACTCACACAAGTAGTGTGGAGGAAAATACTCACAGTAAGTACTTACATAGGTAAGTACTCACAAGTAGTGTGGAGGAAAATACTCACAGTAAGTACTTACATAGGTAAGCACTCACAAGTAGTGTGGAGGAAAATACTCACAGTAAGTACTTACATAGGTAAGTACTCACAAGTAGTGTGGAGGAAAATACTCACAGTAAGTACTTGCATAGGTAAGCACTCGCAAGTAGTGTGGAGGAAAATACTCACATTAAGTACTTACATAGGTAAGCACTCACAAGTAGTGTGGAGGAAAATACTCACATTAAGTACTTACATAGGTAAGTACTCACAAGTAGTGTGGAGGGAAATACTCACAGTACGTACTTGCATAGATAAGCACTCGCAAGTAGTGTGGAAGAAAATACTCACATTAAGTACTTACATAGGTAAGTACTCACAAGTAGTGTGGAGGAAAATACTCACAGTAAGTACTCACAAGTAGTGTGAAGGAAGATACTCACACTAAGTACTTACATAGGTAAGTACTTGCAAGTAGTGTGGAAGAAAATACTCACAGTAAGTACTTACATAGGTAAATACTCACAAGCAGTGTGGAAGAAAATACTCACAGTAAGTACTTACATAGGTAAATACTCACAAGTAGTGTGGAAGAAAATACTCACAGTAAGTACTTACATGGGTAAGTACTCACAAGTAGTGTGGAAGAAAATACTCACAGTAAGTACTTACATCGGTAAGCACTCACAAGTAGTGTGGAGGAAAATACTCACATTAAGTACTTACATAGGTAAGTACTCACAAGTAGTGTGGAAGAAAATACTCACAGTAAGTACTTACATAGTGGATTACTGGATTTGAATGCAAGACGCGAGATGAGAGACTGCTGCGCCATATTTCTCACAGAAACGTGGTTGAAACCAAGCGTTCcggacgaggcagttagcatcgagTGGCTAGCTATGTTTCGGTCGGACAGGAGCAGCACTCTCACCGGTAAATCCCGAGGCGgtggtgtttgtatatatatcaacaacaactggtgcaataatgggaagatagtctcatgtcactgctctcccgggaattcagtgctatgatcttcacagtagtgtacattccccccagtgctaacaccaaagaagctttgaatgctttgtactgctccatcaatgaactgcaatctacacatccagagggagttttcatcgtggcaggggattttaatcaggctaacatgaaaactgtgttccctcatttccatcaatatgtgaattttgcaaccaggggtggaagcaatTTGGACTTAGTGTTCAGCAATATTAAACaggcgtataaagctgcaccacgcccccaactcggctcctcagaccatctatctgtgacgctaattcctgcatacaagcccctgctgatcaggaagcaagctacagtgaagcaggtgaagacctggccagagggagcaatgtcagcattacaagactgcttcgaaaccacagactgggacatgttcaaagcagccgccaccgaaaatcaccacacatgtgtggaggagtatgcagagtctgtgtctgcatacattcagaagtgcatggaggatgtcagtgtgatcaagaacatccccacacgggccaacgagaaaccctggatgaacagtgaggtacgtgcaatgctgaaggctcggaacaaggctttcatgtctggcgacatggtggcattaaaatctgccagagctaacctgaaccgtgccagtAAGGTTGCAAagtgtgctcacagtcagaaagtgcaggacttcttcgagaaccccacaaacactagacgaatgtggcagggcatacaggtcatcacggactataaagctgccccctgtccctgtgacaacagtatcagcttcctagatgaccttaacaactactttgcaaggtttgaggcacttaacaccactccggcgagaaaatccatccctcgccctgatgagcagccgctcaacctggacataacggatgtccggaaaaccctgaggagaatgaacccccggaaagcaccgggacctgatgacattccgggcaaggtgcttaagggatgtgcagaccagctggctggggttctcacagacatcttcaacatctcactgacccaggctgtggtaccatcatgttttaagacggccacaatcattccagtgcctaaaaaacccacaatctcctccctcaatgattaccgccccgttgcattcacccccatcataatgaagtgcttcgaaagactggtaaaggaatatattgtctccagacttcccccacatttgacccataccagtttgcttatcgccctaaccgctccacagaggacgccatctcctctgcactccacctgagcttagaacatctggaaggaaaggatacACAcatgcggatgttgttcctggacttcagctcagcattcaacaccatcatcccgcagcacttggtgagcaaaccttggattcagtaccccccctttgcaactggctgcttgacttcctcacagacagaccccaatctgtgagagtgggcaacaacacctccagtgccatctccctgagcaccggctccccccagggctgcgtcctgagtccactgctgttcacgttgatgactcatgactgctgcgccaggtccactactaaccacattgtgaagtacacgacagtagtgggcctcatccgtgacaacaacgacatggactacagggaggaggtgaaacatctggttgactggtgcagaaccaacaacctggtcctgaatgtcaacaagaccaaggagatcatggttgacttcaggaagcaccagtccagccacgctccactcttcatcaaccgcacagcggtggagatagtaagcagcaccaagttcctgggggtgcagataactgacaatatgacctggtgcctacacaccggagctcttgtaagaagagctcagcagcgcatgcactttttgcgtgggatgaaaagagcacagctctctcagcacattctacagaggcactatagagagcctgctgaccaactgcatctctgtctggactggagcctgcaatgcctcagactggaagagagtggtgaggacggcggaaaagatcatcaggactcctcttcctcctatgcaggaaatcgcaaaaagccgctgcctgaccagggctcagaaaatctgcaaagactcctcccacccccgccAAGGaccgttttcactgctggactctagaaagaggttccgcagcctccgaagcagaacctccaggttctgtaacagcttcttccctcaggccgtaagactcttgaacgcatcataattaaattatcccctcaactccccccaaaatggattaactcgctggaataataaagacaatataacatacatccataaacgtggacgcatgtgaaaaagtgcaatatatttatctgtacagtaatctatttatttatttatatgtttgtatatttatttattttatatatatatatttatatattatttatatatatttatctatttatatatgcaccttattgctttttcatcctgcactaccatgagcttatgtaacgaaatttcgttcttatctgtgctgtaaagttcaaagttgaatgacgataaaaaggaagtctaagtctaagtctaaaagtcaCACAAaaaatatggtgtaaaagtcactaaaaaaataaacgaaaatatggtgtaaaagtcactaaaagataaacaaaatatggtgtaaaagtcactaaaagtaaagaaaatattgtgtacaagtcactaaaaaaataatagaaaatatggtgtaaaagtcactaaaaataaagaaaatattgtgtacaagtcactaaaaaaataatagaaaatatggtgtaaaagtcactaaaaataaagaaaatattgtgtacaagttactaaaaaataaagaaaatatggtgtaaaagtcactaaaaataaagaaaatagtgTACAAGTCactaaaaaaattaagaaaatattgtgtacaagtcactaaaaaataaagaaaatatggtgtaaaagtcactaaaaataaagaaaatattgtgtacaagtcactaaaaaattaagaaaatatggtgtaaaagtcACTAAAAATCAAGAAAATATTGTGTACAAGTCACTAAAAAAATCAAGAAAATATTGTGTACAAgtcactaaaaaaataaagaaaatatggtgtaaaagtcactaaaaataaagaaaatattgtgtacaagtcactaaaaaattaagaaaatatggtgtaaaagtcACTAAAAATCAAGAAAATATTGTGTACAAGTCACTAAAAAAATCAAGAAAATATTGTGTACAAGTcactaaaaaataacaaaaaatgctgtaaaagtcactaaaaaataaagaaaatatgctgtaaaagtcacttaaaaataaagaaaatatgctgtaaaagtcacttaaaaagaaagaaaatatgttTCAAGtcactaaaaaataaagaaaatatggtgtaaaagtcacacaaataataaagaaaatatggtgtaaaagtcacttaaaaagaaagaaaatatgttTCAAGtcactaaaaaataaagaaaatatggtgtaaaagtcacacaaataataaagaaaatatggtgtaaaagtcacacaaataataaagaaaatatggtgtaaaagtcacacaaaaagaaaatatggtgtaaaagtcactaaaaaaataaacgaaaatatggtgtaaaagtcactaaaaataaagaaaatatgctgtaaaagtcacaaaaaacaacaaaaatatggtGTACAAGtcactaaaaaataaagaaaatatggtGTACAAGtcactaaaaaataaagaaaatattgtgtacaagtcactaaaaaataatagaaaatatggtgtaaaagtcactataaataaagaaaatattgtgtacaagttactaaaaaataaagaaaatatagtgtaaaagtcactaaaaataaagaaaatattgtgtaaaagtcactaaaaataaagaaaatattgtgtacaagtcactaaaaaataatagaaaatatggtgtaaaagtcactaaaaataaagaaaatattgtgtacaagtcactaaaaaataatagaaaatatggtgtaaaagtcactataaataaagaaaatattgtgtacaagttactaaaaaataaagaaaatatggtgtaaaagtcactaaaaataaagaaaatattgtgtaaaagtcactaaaaataaagaaaatatcgtGTACAAGTCACtaaaaaataatagaaaatatgGTGTAAGTCActataaataaagaaaatattgtgtacaagttactaaaaaataaagaaaatatggtgtaaaagtcactaaaaataaagaaaatattgtgtacaagtcactaaaaaaataaagaaaatattgtgtacaagtcactaaaaaataaagaaaatatggtgtaaaagtcactaaaaataaagaaaatattgtgtacaagtcactaaaaaattaagaaaatatggtgtaaaagtcACTAAAAATCAAGAAAATATTGTGTACAAGTCACTAAAAAAATCAAGAAAATATTGTGTACAAGtcactaaaaaaataacaaaaaatgctgtaaaagtcactaaaaaataaagaaaatatgttgtaaaagtcacttaaaaataaagaaaatatgctgtaaaagtcacttaaaaataaagaaaatatgctgtaaaagtcacttaaaaagaaagaaaatatgtttcaaaagtcacaaaaaaataaagaaaatatggtgtaaaagtcacacaaataataaagaaaatatggtgtaaaagtcacacaaaaagaaaatatggtgtaaaagtcactaaaaaaataaacgaaaatatggtgtaaaagtcactaaaaataaagaaaatatgctgtaaaagtcacaaaaaacaacaacaaaaatatggtGTTAAAGtcactaaaaaataaagaaaatattgtgtacaagtcactaaaaaataaagaaaatattgtgtacaagtcactaaaaaattaagaaaatatggtgtaaaagtcacaaaaaaaaaaaaaaaaatattgtgtacaaGTCCATTGATGACATGACATATTTGCATGGAATAAGTTAAAATCACATGTTGCATTCTTCTGTCATTTGCACATTATTACATTCGACATAGgaacatttatttgcacaaaagtatttttttcttctacacTAAGTATGTGCCTCTCGAGACCTCACTTTGTGAGGTCATGTGacctctaaactaaactaaattgatGCTGATCCAGCCTTTaacctcttttttttacaaataagaaCCGATGAGAACCGTTAAGGAGTCAAATTATTAAGCAGAATTGAAAGTGGGATCGGAACGAGACAAATCTTATCAATTCTCATCcttacatgtaagcaaatactTGTGTGAGTGGAAACTCATTTGAGTAAATACTCATGTTAGTAAATACTCATGTAAGTGTATACTCGTGTTAGTAAATACTCATGTTAGTAAATACTCATGTAAGTGTATACTTGTGTTAGTAAATACTCATGTTGGCAAATACTTGTGTTAGTAAATACTCAAGTGTATACTCATGTTAGTAAATACTTGTGTAAGTACATACTCGTGTTAGTAAATACTCGTGTAAGTACATACTCGTGTTAATAAATACTTATGTAAGTGTATACTCGTGTTAGTAAATACTCATGTAGGTAAATACTTGTGTTAGTAAATACTCAAATAAGTACACAGTCGTGTCAGTAAATACTTATTTAAGTGTATACTTCTGTTAGTAAATACTCATGTAAGTGTATactcgtaaataaacatgtaAGTACATGCTCGTGTTAATAAATACTCATGTAAGTGTATACTTGTGTTAGTAAATACTCATGTAGGTAAATACTTGTGTTAGTAAATACTCAGGTAAGTATATACGCATGTTGGCAAATACTCATGTAGGTACACACTTATAGTAAATACTCATGTAAGTGCATATTGATGCTGGTAAATACGCATGTGGTTACATTCTCATGCGAGTACATACTCATGTCAGTAAATA of Nerophis lumbriciformis linkage group LG37, RoL_Nlum_v2.1, whole genome shotgun sequence contains these proteins:
- the slco2b1 gene encoding solute carrier organic anion transporter family member 2B1, translated to MEASEVKVICERPAAAKSPFASVKFFVLCHSLLQLAQLLVSGYMKSSISTIERRFGLSSQKSGLLAAFNEVGNTVLIVFVSFLGSRLHRPRFIGGGALLACLASLLMALPHFLSGRYQYGHNIIAAGNNSRLCRPGSSLATPAPSQSCGEQERPAEEGLYPLMLLAQLLLGIAAVPIQPFGISYIDDHASRRNSPLYLGVLLAVTSIGPAFGFLSGAYLLRFYVDFDTMTEDQIQLDRSDLRWVGAWWLGFLLASFLLFVTALPYFFFPRHMPLEDESEADAKTQRDPLQEVSLLHFLKSFPRIAVRTLLTPVYLLVVLAQVNLAAMVAGLLTFMAKFIEKQFSQTAVFSAMIIGGVCIPLAVLGTVVGGVLMRRWKLGVSAASKICATATLLGIGVAFPLLFIGCPTQQVSGVFPPRSGALSCNASCQCPRDGFDPVCGSDGVEFTSPCHAGCVAVETDRSSSKVLNFTQCQCVGGASGWAVPGSCGSGCGHLLLPFVVLLALTGLVMSLSQTPSFVIILRTVPAQDKSFAVGVQYMLFRVLAFMPGPVLYGTIIDYTCILWDRKCGRQTSCLYYDLEHFRQRFFGLQLVFMCGGLLCFFLTAVVLHRRAGLRVPEAADKDVYELVDGRKQAQVKVQT